One window from the genome of Malus domestica chromosome 01, GDT2T_hap1 encodes:
- the LOC103437888 gene encoding 5-amino-6-(5-phospho-D-ribitylamino)uracil phosphatase, chloroplastic-like: MDYACSSFRSSSLLLPWRSPSPHLHTSFACKLKFMKLKRLDMAKHQRVVRSSCGFNEHGSVNGFPVIPNKLFMQEAIGAEYGEGFETFRPDGPLKVDVDFLNDRLQEGFLKRIRYAMKPDEAYGLIFSFDNVVADTRTLKLNSWKQLASEEGKEIPEDAALQRRMLYAGADHVLHKLLLWDKADGELDRLALKFSQLYCDNLLRLSEPVEGLKEWLDAVSTARIPCAVVSSLDRRNMTEALERMGLKKYFQAIVTEEDGMDSIAHRFLSAAVKLDRKPSKCVVFEDEPRGITAAHNCTMMAVALIGAHPAYDLVQADLAVASFNELSVINLRRLFANKGSTFMDLQKQVIEKSPPKRKLTVDTIF, from the exons ATGGACTATGCCTGCAGCAGTTTCAGAAGCTCGTCTCTGCTCCTTCCATGGCGATCCCCGTCTCCTCACCTGCACACTTCCTTCGCTTGCAAGCTCAAATTTATG AAACTGAAGCGTTTGGACATGGCGAAGCATCAAAGAGTGGTCAGGAGTTCTTGTGGGTTCAACGAACATGGCTCCGTCAACGGGTTTCCGGTCATACCCAACAAGCTTTTCATGCAGGAG GCGATTGGAGCTGAATATGGAGAAGGTTTTGAAACTTTTAGACCAGATGGACCTCTTAAGGTTGATGTG GATTTTTTGAACGACAGACTGCAAGAAGGTTTTCTTAAACGAATACGATATGCCATGAAACCAGATGAAGCTTATGGTCTAATATTCTCTTTTGACAATGTCGTG GCTGATACTCGAACTTTGAAATTAAATTCTTGGAAGCAGCTTGCCTCGGAAGAGG GAAAGGAAATTCCCGAAGATGCAGCTTTGCAAAGACGGATGCTTTATGCAGGTGCTGATCATGTGTTGCATAAG CTTTTACTCTGGGACAAAGCAGACGGAGAGCTGGATAGGTTGGCTTTAAAGTTTTCACAATTATACTGTGATAATCTTCTCAGG cTTAGTGAACCCGTGGAGGGGCTCAAAGAGTGGTTAGATGCTGTATCCACAGCTCGTATCCCTTGTGCTGTAGTTTCAAGTCTTGATAGGAGAAACATGACAGAAGCCCTAGAACGAATGGGTCTCAAGAAGTATTTTCAG GCAATTGTGACAGAGGAAGATGGAATGGATTCGATAGCTCATAGGTTTCTTTCAGCAGCTGTGAAG CTGGATCGGAAGCCATCCAAGTGCGTTGTGTTCGAGGATGAACCTAGGGGTATAACCGCTGCTCACAACTGTACAATGATGGCTGTGGCACTGATTGGCGCCCACCCTGC GTATGACCTGGTGCAGGCTGATCTTGCAGTTGCTAGCTTTAACGAACTTTCCGTGATCAATCTTAGAAGACTATTTGCGAACAAGGGTTCTACATTCATGGACTTGCAGAAGCAGGTTATAGAGAAATCTCCACCGAAGAGGAAGCTTACTGTAGATACTATTTTCTGA